The region ACTATATGGTTAGATAACtcgaaaattataaaaatgaaaccaaTTGAAAATGAATGAACACCAAAAATGAATGAAAGAATGGAAACAATGAGacgagtattttttttttgtttttttattatatattagagTGGGCTGTACGGGCTAGTAGAGTGCCTGATCGTAAGCGAATGACGAATCCACCGCCCATATTCATCTACAGgggtttaaataatatactatggataatatgtatctttaaacaatatttcatttatttaatattttcttagcCCATGTAACTTTTTTGTccgtataaaaatactataaaaccATTTCTGTATATACATGTTTActtctatttcatatttatttataaatagggAACAAAACgtgaaaaaattattattcagcCAGTATCCAGAACACAACAGGTAGATACAATTTTACTAATATCAcaggtaatataataatatagctaatttattacaaaaaaattaaactaagtagattttatttatgctGTTACAGGcgtctgtattttttttttttgaaattcgTGTTCAGGAATAAAATTagcattcatttaaaaattttaacaaattactaGTATGTtcttaagttaatattgtggttattttttaataattttataattcactaataattaattactgtatatttttatttcatttacagATACTATGACTAAACATATAATAACACTATTTTTCCTCCTGTATGCTCAATGTTATTGTGAAAATTCAACATATACTACAAAATACGATAATGTCAACCTAGATGAGGTTTTATCCAGTGAGAGATTACTAAATGGCTATGTTAACTGTTTATTGGACCAGGGACCATGTACTCCCGACGGCAAGGAATTGAGACGTAATTATCATTgttttaagttaattatacTTACTATATCGCTAAAATCTTTAAGGCGCCAAAAAATAGAGTTAAGTTACAGAGTTACAAAAAATACGCGCCTCGccgataacataatataacaaaacgcCAATCAAAAAATAGAACAATCAAATGATTAATTTGTACCcctttttacaattaatttactttGACTTAATTATTACGCATCTTCATGTATGGAATAGTATAGTTTCAAacaatttagtaaataaatggaATCATTCAAATAAATGCACATAAACTACTTTACCCCAGGAAATATTAGATTTGTTTTCCTTTTGACCTTACTTCTGCTTCGTTGATCCTTCTGATTAATTACCTAACTATGTATTTAGGACTAAGcaataaaacgtaaataattttaggtaACCTGCCAGATGCAATTCAAAATGATTGTAAGAAATGTACTGAGCGTCAAAAGAACGGTGCAGATAAAGTAATGCAGTTCATCATAGATAACAGACCCGAAGACTGGAAGAAGCTAGAGGAAAAGTAAATTAGTTCTTATTTCCTATAAGCCTTACAAAAATATCTTGGCAATTTTACCAAAACACGTTTTGCTTATGTTTTTGAATAGGATCAATAAAATTGggcttttaataatatttcactgCTAtaagcaaaattaataaagattgtttatttttcaggtTTAATCCAGATGGTAGTTACCGTTTGCAGTACATAACTCGTAAAAACCAAGTGAATTCAACAGTTTCTGATTAGTATGGAGGATGAACTTAAAAATCAGGCATGAATCTTTGTAATCCGCATTACGAAAGTCGCTAATAAAATTTGGGTATAGCAATGCATTTGcagtttttcttaaattacaaataatacacATTTCATTTAAGAAGACTTTATTTTTCGAATTCTTAATCTAGCATCGAAGCTACCCGTTAGACCTTTCCTGGATAAAATTATGATGTAAATAtggtaaatataatgtattttggtACTACTATTAGATATTTACAgcttatacaattttattttgaattaattaattttaatttaggcTAGTAGTAAAACACATACAACACACTAGTATTTACTTGTTAGATTTTacatgaatttaatttaaattttgaaatgaagCGTTTTAACGCATTtaatcctacttatattattttatcccgccacaatttaaaattcaccAAAAATTCAACCTACAACTTATACTCTTGTATGCGTTCTTTAAAAACGATGTTATGGTAACTTAATCTCATAAAACCTATTATTCGAGAGACTTTTAacagtacataataattaaatagaaacTTAAAACGTTCATCATATTATCACTAGCAAGTTATTTTAGTAGGCtcagatttaatttattttctcaacAGCATATCTTTTTACTCTTACTTTCACACCAGGCATTGTATATCGATTTCTCTTATTTTCTATGTATTCTGGTGAtcctataattttgtatttatgtttttcttcTCTAGGCGGCTCCTTTTTTGGCAATATAATTAATGCTGacctgaaatataatattcaagcttatgattaaatattaggaaatttaaaagtaagtacataatattgaagtataAGATATCGTTATAACTAGACACCTAcataaattgttaatattaatatctgcTGAGAAAATTTTGCCTTTTCAAAACTGGCAGTAGAGAAGCGTTtctatatgtattttgaaaataattttagatacCTTGGTAGATACAcgaaaaatatgtaagtatactTGCAAGACAtgaaattgtttttgtaaaattatttataatattttgtaatgtttcattcattttaatcatgaacataaaagtatttttaaatttacgttATTCGATTATCATACTGATTGAAAGagttctataaaatataagcgaACCTTACATATTTATCCAACAATCCTTTGGATTTTGTGGAGGCTGTCGTACCTGGTGAGAAACAACTTCCACGCAACAGGATCGTGTGCCATCATGGACGCGACAACTTTTCCCGCGCTTTGTTTTTCATCGGCCGAACATTTAGCGCAGTCATCTTTTAATGCATCTATTAAAACGTCTGTAACATcgaaggtaataaataaattataagctttttatccttgttgataagtttataagtttatttgCAATTAATGATACctactgaaattaaaaaaaaaataataaaaagctaataattttaaactaggTTGAAAGCCTGTATAACTTACTTTTTATAGCACGCATAGATTTTGAACAATATCGGTCAACAGACATCAAACATTTCACGTCTTCATATGGTAGCGGAGGCAGAGcctcatttaaattaattttgctttTCAAAGCATCTATCTTCTCTTCATTGCTAACAACTTCGTTAATTACTTGCATATCTTCATCACCGTATACTATATTAAAACCAACACTTTTGACACCATCGCTTACAGTTCTATCTATTCCTGGAGCGGTTAATTCACATCTTATAATTGGAAATAAAACTGTTAGAACGGGAATAATTTTGGTCAACATTGTGTTAGCAACTAGCGCCTTAGGGTAAATCAAAAGTAGTAATGAGGACCACGATTAAGTTGATGGAATCACACGTGAACAAAGATGTATTGTTGACACATTGCCTTCAGTAACGAATGTTGAGGGTTGGCAGGTATCAACAacattttcagttttattatcAACTAGCTGTAACCCGAGGTTTTAGCCGCATTGCTCcttctattggtcttagcgtgatgatatatagcctatagctttcctcgataaacgaACGGATCCgcgattagcgcgttcaagcaagcaaacaaacaaactcttcagatttataaaattagtaggtacctatctatagaTGTTGTCGATGCATGTAATCTCTGCTGGTTGATACCTATTacatataagaaaaatataatgctattatttaagttaatatgtattaccttttcttacaaatatacatattatatggtCGTTTGAGAACACAAAAAcccatttaatttattaattaattttttaacgtcacttaatttttttctaaagtAATAAAACGTCACTGTTTATGCGATCCAATTACTTCATATTTTGAACCATTTAAATATGATTGTAAATGAAAGTGAAAAATGGTTTACGATCCCTGATACTTCAATTATTCGGGGCGCGTAGTCTCTTAAACAATCAGCCTTCGAACATAAGCATACCAAGTACGCCggtaaatacaaaatattaaccaTTCAACTGCATTCTCGACAATACTCTCActctatattttgtaaacactGCCTAATTtgtaaacatacaaacaacCCAAAATAATATGACGTAACTTGTAAATACAACGTTTAACACCATTAATCAACAGTCAACGCATTTCGCTAGtacctacaataaaataaatggtgAAGAAAATGTAATGGTAGGtgtcttcatcatcatcagcctatGGTTGTCCTACAAGCCATAGGCCTCTCCCATAGCACGCTACTGAAGCCCGGTCGTTTGTGTACTATTATCACACTATTATCTAAGTATACGTAGGTATACCTAATTACtattacctaataaaaaatatatatcactttataacatttatttgtataatccagaacaaaaagtaatttttaaattgacttGGATTTAAATGTAGAGACTTTTAAACATTTGCATTATGATCTAGAGGCTATGAGGTGCTATGAGGCaacagtttataatttatatacatgtaaataatttacgtTATACAGCTCTTTGATATAAAGCCAGCCTCAAGCTTCGGAGGTGACAAATACAACAATATAGATTACAAACAGTATTATTGTGAAAACTCTTATacactataataataactcTTTTAAAGTTCAAACGCTTAAAGGCATAGAGAACATTATCAATAAGCAATCGATAATACACAGTTATAAGCAATAATTGATCTCGAATCTTCATCAgatatttatatcattaacCCTTCCTTAAAAATTCAAGTTTCACATACCGATGTGTAGAAATTAATTGTGCAATATTGAATGCCTCTGTTAATGATACAGACTGCAACTCTTGTTCATCAAGGTCGGGCATATACTGTTTAATTACTACGttacgaaaataaaacaaagtgcaatttaaatatatctttattttttcaacaatTCCTCCATTCTCTTAGACGCTAAGGACATATCAAGTTTACTATCCGATGTTTTAactaatatacctaataaagcTTTTAACACCTTCACTTTTCCATCTCTATATTGTTTCACCAATTTAGGATTATTTTCGATTACTTTTAGACATTTATCTGTTATTTCATCTTCGTCAGTAACTAACATCCAACCCTTTTCTTTGACAATATCTTTTGGTGATTTTTGTGGACTTTCTACAATTTCATCTAAAACGTTACGGCAAACATCTAGATTAATCTTCGTTGATAATAGTAAATCTGTAACTTCGATTAGCTGTTTCACCGTTACTTTACAATCAGCTACGTTAATTTTACGTTTATTAAGGACAGTCAAGAGATCATTTAAGAGAAGATTGGCGACTTTTGTTGGATTTCTTCTTTTGTCAATCGTCAGTTCGTGGAAGAAATCCAGAAGAGTCGGTTCGTTGACAAGCTGTATTGATATTTCTGGACGGAGCTTGAAGTCATTTATAAGATTTGTTCTAGTTTCTTCTGGAAGTTCTGGTATCCTGTCCCTTATGAGCGGTACACTAATGACGTCTTGTGTATCGTGTCTCGATGTTAAATTTAGACGAAGAGGCGGTAAATTGGGCTCGGGCATATATCtgtaaagaatatattataggatataagtttttaataaagtatgaATATCTACCATTTCTCTAAAATACAGTTCGTTTGGCAATTTGGCAATGTTTCTGAAATGTTTTTGTTGACATCAAAATATAGATCATTTAAAAAAGCCTACATAAAGGggtttgaaactttttgtatGGACGCTGGCATATCGacccgccgccattttgattttttttcaaaatcgcggcgcacgattaaagtggtatgtatggatagaggacacatagacgaacaaaaaatgtctcataacatagtaccctaaagcgtcacattaccgagatatttggaggtaaatattcacttatgagtacgacaaacactaaaaatagacATAATACGTGtctatatgcataatattatctccaaATAATCAATCCcaggtagattattattattacaggaagaaagtaggtattcattacattactttattaacattatgtttattacatttttatgtaatgtatgtatgtttttatgtaatgaatcTACCTACTATCTTCCAATAAACCGTtatttacctccaaatatctcggtaatgtgacgctttagggtactatgttataagacattttttgtttgtctatgtatcctctatccatacataccactTTAATTTTGCGATACTTAAAccgcgattttgaaaaaaaatcaaaatggcggcgggtTTGATATGCCAGAAAGTTTCAATGCCCTTTAAATATTGACAAAAGATACCTATCATAATGCTAGCAAATAACTATTGACTGTCCATTGAAATAACACAATTAATAAGACCGGAAAAATAGTCATCGAATCGTAAAAGAGCGagtatcttataataataacgaataataattactagtAAATACTCAGTGCTAGaaaagatataaatataaacatcaaGGACGTACAAAGTAGTTTTATGACCATATCAAAACAGGATTAAAAGACGCTTccttatgtttatttataataggtatatattacgaaacaaagaaaaatagctACTTATGGTTATGGCTGACACGTGCGTATACTATTTTCGCTTCTAAACAAACAACATGTTAAATCCTATTTACTGAATGAATACCTATGTAAAATGTTACGTAACATTTCATAACATTTTCCCCTGTAGGGTTAAGCTGATGTTATGTTAACCACATTCACATTTGCgcatatatataaatttgtaaGAACAGGCGAAACTATCGTTATAGTCTATAGGTTTAACAAAAATAGTGAATTTGCAAATTCGCATCGGCAAAAACACTGTAGATAGGTTGTACGTATTTGGGTTTCCATAATACCATAAAACACCTCATAAAACAAACCTGCATTAAAatcaatcataatattataagtgaaaattattagccacaatttactttatttgtaTCGTTTTCGCTTCATGCCATCTTACTTTGAGATCGAATGTTGTGTTGGTAACCTATCTACACCATAATCattgatttttaaagtattgcGTCTTTTTTGCTTCATTAGTAATTACGTGTAGACCATACAATATGATACAGTTGGATATTCAAATATATGAGTTAGATGTTCCAGATTATCTGATCTTTGCATGTCTATTGTTGCAATGTAAAAATGCTTTTACCTGTAATCTTGAACAACTTCTTTGTCTCGCATAGGCACTGTAACCTTGGCAACGGCATCCCACGCTCTAGTTTCGTTTATAATTTTCCCGCCATTTTCAAGTACGGATTGTTGGCGATCTATTTCATGTCGAACAGCACTTGCGACACCGCGGATGGAACcgatatttttaatctgtaacaataaattttgtttgtttcattcAATGTCATAATATGTTAGGAAGACTTATCATGACACCTATACTGCTTGTACATCTATTTATTTTCggggtaatattataatttatcattactctgtaagataaaatgtatattaaaacTGATACAAAAcaccaataatattatatcagtaagtacctaacttcTAATAAAACAACACAAGTGTGtcatcaatatttttcaatcctaTCCAATTACCCCGGCTTCCTACTTCTTTGCCTATAAATGTAGATAAAGAATTTCTAAAATGGATTTATCTATTGACATAACATACAATAACAATCTttccttttaataataaaagtaaatatagactaaaaaaatatagaaattcaATTACCATTGTTAGGAAAAGAGCACAAATTCAAACCCCGCCTcacaatcaaattaaaatcaagTAAAAATGATCTGTTTTAGAAGCTTATTATGCTACttatatagaatataatattgttacctCAGTTCGAGTAGACAGTGGTTCTCCCTCTTTATGCATAGAGACATTAGCGTCCACTCTTAAAGCACCCTCTTCCATGCGCCCAGTACATGCTCCGAGCCTTTGTACTATTAACACTAATTCCTTGACTAACGCAGCTGCTTCTTCACCATCCTGAAAATAATATcagaataacatattaaaagaaaattgagatttcccattttcaaaataatattgaaatgagaaaaaaatactttctACATCCTGGAAATCATGTTGAAGTCacacatttataaacaaaaatttgcattttttaCATTGTAGGGATTGATTCagtgaaatataaaatgtttattaattatattttggtcTCAAAATGATCTTATTTTTATCAGATGTACATTCataatttgaaagaaaaagaGACTTGATTATCAAGCTGACTACTGATATACCaactcatatttatttatttgatgattGCAGTTgctattttagtttaaaaataaactgaaaagAAACAACTGTAGAAAGTTGCCTGGCTAGAAAAAACATATCCATATGTATTTATACcacaactagcggtccgccccggcttcgcccgtggtacatattaacgttttctctacataagaaccatcctcgtacttcaaggaatataataaaaaaagaattatcgaaatcggttcagccgttctcgagttatggaattacaacgaaaagtggcattgatttttatatattagatatgtCAGGATAACCCTGAACTTTATCAATACTCaattactaaataaaaaatataccagtcaaattccttaataaaataaataaattaaataaacaaacctCTAAATCAGGTTCAAAAACTATTTCAATAAGGGGTGCTCCAGCTCTGTTTAGATCCACAAGACTTCGCTTAAGTTCTGCATCATGAAGGGATTTACCGCTATCCTGTTCTAATTGTATCTGTTTGATCTTTGAACTTTTGTTGTAGGGCTTCTTATGTACCCCCGGAGTATAAACCTGCGGATAAAAAACATTAGTTTTTTTGTAGTATTACAATAACTATAAACAAAGGAATTAGTTTGTAGTATGTATGATATGATGATTTTCTGCTGATTTGCTGTGAATTTACAGTTGTCaataagatatttaaaactacacacaCCGAATCGGTAGATAAAACGTAAAAAGGCATTTTTCATTCATACTTTTCCTATAATTACAActgtaataatacaatatgttaataaacatataataatctatacctGAAATTTTATAACACCGTCATTAGCTAAAGGAGCCCTTTGTTGCGTAATTTGATAGCCCGACGGTAAATCAGCATAAAAATAGTGTTTCCTATCAAAACTTGATACTTCGTTGACTTTACAACTAAAAGCTAATGCGGTTAAAACACCTAACTCGACACATTTCCTATTTAATACAGGTAACGTTCCGGGTATAGCAGCATCGAACAAAGACACACAGTTATTCACAACTCCACCAAATGTATTTTGTGCACCAGAAAACAATTTTGAGTTTGTATTAAGCTGCGCGTGAACTTCTAACCCTACAACACTTTTCCACTTTGTCACATTATGCGATGAATAACGTTTATGAATCTTCATATATTTACTAATTAATCTTGACCGCATTTTCACTCTATACAGTGTTTAAACcacaaaatacacaaaaacagCTGATGAATCTAAACTCCTCACTTTTGAcaaggttaggttaggtatgACAATGACAGTGACATTGATAAGGATGTAGTAatccaattattttattatggatTATACcgattttttgtatataaactGATATTAGTACActgtatattttaacaaagtttcatccaatataatatgtttattttaatgttcacACATAATTAAGTTTATACTAGAGCATgaactattttaaaaaaactCACCTAATCAGTGCCGCAGTCTTTGTGGTGAAAGTAccattgtataatttatatcgcgttttaattataaataataagattctaaaaacataattaccTACTCAtatcttaattatattttgcattGATATTTgactaattatttaa is a window of Colias croceus chromosome 17, ilColCroc2.1 DNA encoding:
- the LOC123698892 gene encoding glutamyl-tRNA(Gln) amidotransferase subunit B, mitochondrial, encoding MRSRLISKYMKIHKRYSSHNVTKWKSVVGLEVHAQLNTNSKLFSGAQNTFGGVVNNCVSLFDAAIPGTLPVLNRKCVELGVLTALAFSCKVNEVSSFDRKHYFYADLPSGYQITQQRAPLANDGVIKFQVYTPGVHKKPYNKSSKIKQIQLEQDSGKSLHDAELKRSLVDLNRAGAPLIEIVFEPDLEDGEEAAALVKELVLIVQRLGACTGRMEEGALRVDANVSMHKEGEPLSTRTEIKNIGSIRGVASAVRHEIDRQQSVLENGGKIINETRAWDAVAKVTVPMRDKEVVQDYRYMPEPNLPPLRLNLTSRHDTQDVISVPLIRDRIPELPEETRTNLINDFKLRPEISIQLVNEPTLLDFFHELTIDKRRNPTKVANLLLNDLLTVLNKRKINVADCKVTVKQLIEVTDLLLSTKINLDVCRNVLDEIVESPQKSPKDIVKEKGWMLVTDEDEITDKCLKVIENNPKLVKQYRDGKVKVLKALLGILVKTSDSKLDMSLASKRMEELLKK
- the LOC123698884 gene encoding ejaculatory bulb-specific protein 3-like, translated to MTKHIITLFFLLYAQCYCENSTYTTKYDNVNLDEVLSSERLLNGYVNCLLDQGPCTPDGKELRRNLPDAIQNDCKKCTERQKNGADKVMQFIIDNRPEDWKKLEEKFNPDGSYRLQYITRKNQVNSTVSD
- the LOC123698882 gene encoding uncharacterized protein LOC123698882, with product MLTKIIPVLTVLFPIIRCELTAPGIDRTVSDGVKSVGFNIVYGDEDMQVINEVVSNEEKIDALKSKINLNEALPPLPYEDVKCLMSVDRYCSKSMRAIKNVLIDALKDDCAKCSADEKQSAGKVVASMMAHDPVAWKLFLTRSALIILPKKEPPREEKHKYKIIGSPEYIENKRNRYTMPGVKVRVKRYAVEKIN